A single genomic interval of Metasolibacillus fluoroglycofenilyticus harbors:
- a CDS encoding DUF2487 family protein produces MFFNAKDVEQFQAQKQFIDTAVVPLLNMGLEPQTIRHSSSQAEFLMSLTSFIEQQFRGRLMLIPPITYLEQTKQQVNLAVWKEALENVGFKHIFFATCDHGWTSMQDDYNVIWLPAIPLESMDASMKQKILEDQLKLVIPNLTAEWTRQ; encoded by the coding sequence GTGTTTTTTAATGCGAAAGATGTAGAACAATTTCAAGCGCAAAAGCAATTTATCGATACAGCGGTTGTACCACTATTAAATATGGGCTTAGAGCCACAGACAATAAGACATAGCAGTTCGCAGGCGGAATTCCTAATGTCCTTAACCTCATTTATTGAACAGCAGTTTAGAGGAAGATTGATGCTTATTCCACCAATTACTTATTTGGAGCAAACAAAGCAACAGGTAAATCTTGCTGTTTGGAAGGAAGCGCTCGAAAATGTGGGCTTTAAGCATATTTTCTTCGCTACATGTGACCACGGGTGGACGAGCATGCAAGACGACTATAATGTTATTTGGTTACCGGCTATCCCTTTAGAATCAATGGATGCAAGTATGAAGCAAAAAATTTTAGAGGATCAGCTAAAGCTCGTCATTCCGAACTTAACCGCTGAGTGGACAAGACAGTAG
- the qcrB gene encoding menaquinol-cytochrome c reductase cytochrome b subunit — MLNKIYDWVDERLDITPIWRDIADHEVPEHVNPAHHFSAFVYCFGGLTFFITVIQVLSGMFLTMYYVPDVENAWKSVYYLQNEVAFGEIVRGMHHWGASLVIVMMFLHTLRVFFTGSYKKPRELNWIVGVGIFGVMLGLGFTGYLLPWDMKALFATKVGIEIAASVPFIGEIIKILLAGDAEILGAQTLTRFFAIHVFFLPAALFALLAAHFIMIRRQGISGPL; from the coding sequence GTGCTAAACAAAATTTATGATTGGGTCGATGAGCGCTTAGATATTACACCTATTTGGCGTGATATTGCCGACCACGAAGTGCCAGAGCACGTAAACCCTGCCCATCACTTTTCAGCATTCGTTTACTGTTTCGGTGGATTAACATTCTTCATTACAGTAATTCAAGTTTTATCTGGTATGTTCTTAACAATGTATTATGTACCGGACGTAGAAAATGCTTGGAAGTCAGTTTATTATTTACAAAACGAAGTAGCGTTTGGTGAAATCGTTCGTGGTATGCACCACTGGGGAGCTTCATTAGTTATCGTAATGATGTTCTTACATACGCTTCGTGTATTCTTCACAGGCTCATATAAAAAGCCTCGTGAATTAAACTGGATTGTTGGTGTAGGTATTTTTGGTGTAATGCTTGGATTAGGTTTCACGGGTTATTTACTTCCTTGGGACATGAAAGCATTGTTTGCAACAAAGGTAGGTATTGAAATCGCAGCATCTGTACCGTTTATTGGTGAAATAATTAAGATTTTATTAGCAGGTGACGCTGAAATTCTAGGAGCGCAAACGTTAACACGTTTCTTCGCGATTCATGTATTCTTCTTACCTGCTGCGTTATTTGCTTTACTTGCGGCACACTTTATCATGATTCGTCGTCAAGGTATTTCAGGACCACTTTGA
- a CDS encoding ubiquinol-cytochrome c reductase iron-sulfur subunit → MSNNRVTRRQFLNYTLTGVGGFMAAGMLMPMVRFAIDPVLQTKADGDFILTSQKVADITEEPISVNFTFEQVDAWYKSDVTEAAWVYKSGDQIVALSPVCKHLGCTVNWAGDSAHPDQFYCPCHAGRYEKSGKNVAGTPPLGPLDQYEVAEKDGFLMLGKKIANNLG, encoded by the coding sequence GTGAGTAATAATCGAGTAACGCGACGTCAATTTTTAAACTACACTTTAACTGGTGTTGGTGGATTTATGGCGGCGGGAATGTTAATGCCAATGGTACGTTTTGCTATTGACCCGGTGTTACAAACAAAAGCAGATGGAGACTTTATTTTAACGAGTCAAAAAGTTGCAGATATTACGGAAGAGCCTATTAGTGTAAACTTTACATTCGAACAGGTAGATGCTTGGTATAAATCGGATGTAACGGAGGCAGCTTGGGTATATAAGAGCGGTGATCAAATTGTCGCACTTTCACCTGTGTGTAAGCATTTAGGTTGTACAGTTAACTGGGCTGGCGATAGTGCACATCCAGACCAATTCTACTGTCCTTGCCACGCTGGTCGCTATGAGAAGAGCGGTAAAAACGTAGCAGGTACACCACCTCTTGGCCCACTTGATCAATATGAAGTGGCAGAAAAAGATGGTTTCTTAATGCTTGGGAAAAAAATCGCAAATAATTTAGGCTAA
- a CDS encoding tetratricopeptide repeat protein, giving the protein MQEGDLQTIDQLLEPFLMNAEPNEQYEMTELFMQYGYLQQANRALEHLQFLFPEEAQLTIDRANVMMEIGEEDQALDLLLSIDTEATEYPQVLLTLADYYQMQGLFEVAEKRINEAIELLPNEPLLQFAKAELLFETGRFTEAARIYEELYAADKEFAGVKLAARLAEVYRAGAGYERALDYYMEALEDEVSPDMLFGSAYAAFQTEKYELATKQLEDLKELDPDYFSAYLLLAESYAMLEDNKRAYKAIQEGLARDEYDKTLFLFAGKMALKNHLPNEAIEHLQQAIALDPEYMEAILVLMSIYSTEEQYEAIIDLYEQLEQEQFDWTALAPFVAEAYNQEEQFEKAYVIYKKAYNDFKDDEAFLEAYSYFLIEDGKRDEAKEVVMRLMTLQPTEQQWVDLYDSFE; this is encoded by the coding sequence ATGCAAGAGGGAGATTTGCAGACAATTGATCAACTGCTAGAGCCATTTTTAATGAATGCGGAGCCAAATGAGCAATATGAAATGACTGAATTGTTTATGCAGTATGGCTATTTACAGCAGGCAAACAGAGCATTAGAGCATTTGCAATTTTTATTTCCAGAAGAAGCACAGCTCACAATCGACAGAGCCAATGTGATGATGGAAATTGGCGAGGAGGATCAGGCGCTCGACTTGCTTTTATCAATTGATACAGAGGCAACTGAATATCCTCAAGTGCTACTTACTTTAGCAGACTATTATCAAATGCAGGGGCTATTTGAAGTTGCAGAGAAGCGTATAAATGAAGCAATTGAGTTGCTTCCAAATGAGCCATTGCTACAATTTGCAAAGGCAGAGCTCCTATTTGAGACAGGTCGCTTTACAGAGGCAGCTCGTATTTATGAAGAATTGTATGCAGCGGACAAGGAATTTGCCGGCGTAAAACTTGCTGCACGTCTAGCGGAAGTGTATCGTGCGGGTGCAGGCTATGAAAGAGCACTTGATTATTATATGGAGGCGCTTGAGGACGAAGTTTCACCAGATATGCTATTTGGCTCAGCTTATGCTGCATTCCAAACAGAAAAATATGAACTAGCCACAAAGCAGCTTGAAGATTTAAAGGAGCTTGATCCAGATTATTTTTCTGCGTATTTATTGTTGGCAGAAAGCTATGCTATGTTAGAGGATAATAAGCGCGCATATAAAGCAATTCAAGAGGGACTAGCGCGTGACGAGTATGATAAGACACTCTTTTTATTTGCGGGGAAGATGGCTTTGAAAAATCATCTACCTAATGAAGCGATTGAGCATTTACAGCAGGCAATCGCTTTAGACCCTGAATATATGGAAGCGATTTTAGTACTGATGTCGATTTATAGTACAGAAGAGCAGTATGAGGCGATTATCGATTTGTATGAGCAGCTGGAGCAGGAGCAATTTGATTGGACGGCTTTAGCGCCCTTTGTGGCGGAAGCATACAATCAAGAGGAACAGTTCGAAAAAGCATACGTTATTTACAAGAAAGCATATAATGATTTTAAGGATGATGAAGCATTTTTAGAAGCGTATAGTTATTTTCTAATTGAAGATGGCAAGCGTGATGAAGCCAAAGAAGTTGTGATGAGATTAATGACGTTACAGCCTACAGAACAACAGTGGGTAGATTTATACGATAGCTTTGAGTAA
- a CDS encoding ReoY family proteolytic degradation factor codes for MVSSVPIADKKIFVRWFLKNYQLKRRECVWILNYLLSDEKLLENVCFVEEAHYCPRAIVMSSVESNGVPFRFYKGNIMTADAEKSFHDLRLNPDEMMYIQINFPNIPPHQVYLAVLEENPYMPKYLHISEKDRILAEQLLKDSMRAFQEEKLLKEIDEALDKGDKNRFFELSSLLQALQHVQK; via the coding sequence ATGGTATCATCCGTCCCAATTGCAGATAAAAAGATATTTGTGCGATGGTTTTTAAAAAATTATCAATTGAAGCGCAGGGAATGTGTGTGGATTTTAAATTACTTATTAAGTGATGAGAAATTGTTGGAAAATGTTTGCTTTGTAGAAGAAGCACATTACTGCCCACGCGCGATTGTGATGTCCTCTGTTGAAAGTAACGGCGTACCTTTTCGCTTTTATAAAGGCAATATTATGACAGCAGATGCGGAAAAATCATTTCATGACTTACGGTTAAATCCAGATGAGATGATGTATATTCAAATTAATTTTCCAAATATTCCACCTCACCAAGTATATTTAGCTGTGTTAGAGGAAAATCCTTATATGCCGAAGTATTTGCATATTAGTGAAAAAGATCGCATTTTAGCAGAACAATTATTAAAGGACAGTATGCGTGCCTTTCAAGAGGAGAAGCTTTTAAAGGAAATTGACGAAGCGCTTGACAAAGGAGACAAAAATCGCTTTTTTGAACTATCAAGCTTATTACAAGCATTACAACATGTGCAAAAGTAA